The following coding sequences are from one Gimesia chilikensis window:
- a CDS encoding histone deacetylase family protein, whose amino-acid sequence MALLYSDPIFLKHETGGLPENPARIVPAVRRATQVALHAHCRQRSFSEVSEARLERVHSDHYVKYVRNFCEQGGGYISPDTTVCPASWEVARMAAGAACDAVEQVLKGHSDRAFCLIRPPGHHASREQAMGFCLFNNVAIAARLAIDEFGLERVMIIDWDVHHGDGTQELFWEDGQVGFLSVHRSSFCVKSGFADETGAGAGLGTTVNLPLEYGISREDYLSQFTAAAERLAEKIRPQLILISAGFDAHKDDPVGSLGLESEDFARLTRVVLDLADVHAEQRVVSLLEGGYNPQALAECIEHHLLELVSN is encoded by the coding sequence ATGGCACTACTCTATTCGGATCCCATCTTTCTCAAACATGAAACAGGCGGTCTCCCGGAAAATCCGGCGCGGATCGTACCTGCTGTCCGCCGGGCGACCCAGGTTGCACTCCACGCACACTGTCGCCAGCGTTCCTTCAGCGAGGTTAGTGAGGCTCGACTGGAACGCGTGCATTCGGATCACTATGTGAAGTATGTGCGAAATTTCTGTGAACAGGGAGGCGGTTATATCAGCCCCGATACCACCGTCTGCCCTGCATCCTGGGAGGTCGCCCGCATGGCCGCAGGTGCCGCCTGTGATGCCGTCGAGCAGGTGCTTAAGGGGCACTCCGACCGGGCCTTCTGCCTGATTCGTCCCCCCGGACATCACGCGTCACGCGAGCAGGCCATGGGGTTTTGCCTCTTTAATAACGTAGCCATCGCGGCGCGGCTGGCCATCGACGAGTTCGGCCTGGAACGGGTCATGATCATCGACTGGGACGTGCATCACGGTGATGGCACCCAGGAACTCTTCTGGGAAGACGGGCAGGTCGGTTTTCTCTCCGTGCATCGTTCTTCGTTCTGTGTGAAGTCAGGTTTTGCAGACGAAACCGGCGCGGGAGCCGGCCTTGGAACCACCGTCAACCTTCCGTTAGAATATGGTATCTCGCGTGAAGACTATCTCAGCCAGTTCACTGCTGCCGCAGAACGACTGGCTGAAAAAATCAGACCTCAGCTGATTCTGATCAGTGCCGGCTTTGATGCACACAAGGATGACCCGGTGGGATCACTGGGGCTGGAAAGCGAAGACTTCGCGCGACTGACCCGGGTGGTGCTCGATCTGGCCGACGTTCATGCTGAACAGCGTGTCGTCAGCCTGCTCGAAGGGGGCTACAATCCCCAGGCACTGGCAGAGTGTATTGAACATCATCTACTGGAGCTGGTCTCAAACTGA
- a CDS encoding sulfatase has protein sequence MVRFLSALLLLVVIGLPAVSAAEQRPNVVLFLVDDMGWMDSEPYGSKFYETPNMTRLSQQSMRFTNAYAVPLCSPTRASILTGQYSSRHGITSASGHQPPRPADFEYLPRTAKPNQKLRMPISKNYLDLEQYTLAEALRDAGYRTGHFGKWHLGLTAAHRPDKQGFETVWHCAPDPGPPSYFSPYGVFPDGKPTGQHHVGNITDGPEGEHITDRLTDEALKFIDAHQDEPFYLNLWHYSVHGPWQHKEAYTAEFAKKQDPRGEQKNPVMASMLRNVDESLGRILDKLDQLKLSENTLFIFYSDNGGNAHSWSSEDPKIQKINEKHPKYATIKSYRKWAGGEPPTNNAPLREGKGRIYEGGQRVPLMIRWPGHIQPGSISDAIVGPIDVYPTILDAVKVKRNPEQIIDGESILPVLEQKGEMQRTAWFTWFPHLIPAVSVRQGDWKLIRRFEPHPKYPEVRELYNLKADIGESQNLAATHPDKVKALDALIDEFVKETGALYPQPNPAYNPRTTGGAPQRGPLHGLVPKFSKLTLVEGGVQMEADGRSPFLGTAQVKHRGPVTLKLRVKSPQGGTGKVVWKTAAQEGFPKSGQTVEFVCKASPNWQEVEVVLPVEGMSGIFRLYLPVSEGPLEIGSIEFRSSKTNRPVRVWDFSKGNG, from the coding sequence ATGGTTCGTTTTCTGTCCGCGCTGTTATTGCTGGTCGTAATTGGCCTGCCCGCTGTGTCTGCTGCCGAGCAGCGTCCGAATGTCGTGCTGTTCCTGGTGGATGATATGGGCTGGATGGACAGCGAGCCTTATGGTTCGAAGTTCTACGAAACGCCGAATATGACACGGCTGTCTCAGCAGTCGATGCGGTTTACGAATGCCTATGCGGTTCCCCTCTGTTCGCCGACGCGGGCATCAATCCTGACGGGACAGTATTCGTCCCGGCACGGGATCACCAGCGCCAGCGGCCATCAGCCACCGCGTCCTGCCGATTTCGAGTATCTACCCAGGACGGCGAAGCCGAATCAGAAACTACGAATGCCGATCAGCAAGAATTACCTCGATCTGGAACAATACACGCTGGCAGAGGCGCTGCGGGATGCCGGTTATCGGACGGGGCACTTCGGGAAATGGCATCTGGGGCTGACGGCGGCGCACCGCCCGGACAAACAGGGATTTGAAACCGTCTGGCATTGTGCTCCCGATCCGGGGCCGCCCAGCTATTTTTCGCCGTATGGCGTGTTCCCGGATGGAAAGCCGACGGGGCAACATCATGTGGGGAACATTACCGACGGGCCTGAGGGGGAACACATAACCGACCGACTGACTGATGAAGCGCTGAAGTTCATTGACGCCCACCAGGATGAGCCGTTCTATTTGAATCTCTGGCATTACTCGGTGCACGGTCCGTGGCAGCATAAAGAAGCTTATACGGCTGAGTTCGCGAAGAAGCAGGATCCACGCGGGGAGCAGAAGAATCCCGTGATGGCTTCCATGCTGCGGAACGTGGATGAGAGCCTGGGACGGATTCTGGACAAGCTGGACCAGCTCAAACTGTCTGAAAATACTCTGTTCATCTTCTATTCTGATAATGGCGGAAACGCACACAGCTGGAGCAGCGAAGACCCCAAGATTCAGAAGATCAATGAAAAGCATCCCAAGTATGCAACGATCAAGAGCTATCGCAAGTGGGCGGGTGGCGAACCGCCGACGAATAATGCCCCTCTGCGGGAAGGGAAAGGCCGGATCTACGAAGGGGGACAGCGGGTCCCCCTGATGATTCGCTGGCCGGGACACATTCAACCGGGGAGTATCAGTGACGCGATTGTCGGACCGATCGATGTGTACCCCACGATTCTGGATGCCGTGAAAGTGAAACGGAACCCTGAGCAGATTATCGATGGTGAGTCGATCCTGCCGGTGCTGGAGCAGAAAGGCGAGATGCAGCGGACCGCCTGGTTCACCTGGTTTCCACACCTGATCCCAGCGGTGTCGGTCCGCCAGGGAGACTGGAAACTGATCCGCCGGTTTGAGCCCCACCCGAAATATCCCGAAGTCCGCGAACTATATAATCTGAAAGCGGACATCGGCGAGTCACAGAATCTGGCGGCGACGCATCCCGATAAAGTCAAAGCACTCGATGCGCTGATTGATGAGTTCGTTAAAGAGACCGGCGCGCTGTATCCGCAGCCCAACCCGGCGTACAATCCCCGCACTACAGGAGGGGCACCTCAGCGTGGCCCCCTGCACGGGCTGGTTCCGAAGTTTTCCAAACTGACACTGGTTGAGGGGGGCGTCCAGATGGAAGCCGACGGCCGGTCTCCGTTCCTGGGAACAGCCCAGGTTAAACATCGCGGACCGGTGACACTCAAGTTGCGTGTTAAAAGTCCGCAAGGTGGGACCGGAAAGGTTGTCTGGAAGACAGCTGCGCAGGAGGGCTTCCCTAAGTCAGGTCAAACCGTGGAATTCGTGTGCAAGGCCAGTCCGAACTGGCAGGAAGTCGAAGTCGTGCTGCCTGTGGAAGGCATGAGTGGCATTTTCCGTCTGTACCTGCCGGTCTCTGAGGGACCGCTGGAGATTGGATCGATTGAATTTCGTTCGTCCAAGACGAACCGCCCGGTGCGGGTGTGGGATTTCAGCAAGGGGAACGGTTGA
- a CDS encoding DUF5958 family protein, which translates to MSTREIEIKLNQIRQGVIPDAAGQAWFAALEAAEQKSVLYQLNFICQQAGPTTADVLPAIEHAGLKSTFTPCVMLQRGKLREASAKALQLPSNEYLKLFRLMIALFKIADQRRREFCGAQCRHWWHQDLSSEEVLQSIRNPH; encoded by the coding sequence ATGAGCACGCGCGAGATTGAGATCAAGCTCAACCAGATACGCCAGGGAGTCATTCCAGACGCCGCGGGCCAGGCGTGGTTCGCCGCTCTGGAGGCGGCAGAGCAAAAGTCCGTTCTCTATCAGTTAAATTTTATCTGCCAGCAGGCGGGACCCACAACAGCAGACGTCTTGCCAGCCATTGAACATGCTGGCCTGAAATCGACTTTTACACCTTGTGTCATGTTACAGCGTGGTAAACTACGGGAAGCCAGCGCGAAAGCACTTCAGCTTCCATCAAACGAGTATCTCAAGCTCTTTCGTTTGATGATCGCTTTATTCAAAATTGCGGATCAGCGTCGCCGGGAATTCTGTGGTGCGCAGTGTCGACACTGGTGGCACCAGGATCTCTCCAGTGAAGAGGTCTTACAGTCGATCAGAAATCCACACTAA
- a CDS encoding ankyrin repeat domain-containing protein: MPEYTLNDLIQAVNHRYSIENTRAILNAGVDVNTVNPKGLTPLMFAVMPDDYGDHSHPEAILHMVRFLLQHGVNKAAVDSFGKRAQDYAFQLIDPAWKDQWGNTAADCWDTGQRNIIETIIDLLDDQRD; encoded by the coding sequence ATGCCAGAGTATACCCTCAATGACCTGATACAGGCTGTCAACCATCGTTACAGTATCGAAAATACCCGCGCGATCCTGAACGCGGGTGTGGATGTCAATACTGTGAATCCGAAAGGGCTCACGCCGCTCATGTTTGCTGTCATGCCTGATGACTATGGCGATCACAGCCATCCCGAAGCGATCCTGCATATGGTACGCTTCTTACTCCAACACGGGGTAAATAAAGCGGCTGTTGATTCATTTGGTAAAAGAGCACAAGACTATGCATTTCAGTTGATTGACCCGGCCTGGAAAGATCAGTGGGGGAATACCGCTGCGGACTGCTGGGATACAGGGCAACGGAACATCATCGAAACCATAATTGATTTACTGGATGATCAACGCGATTAG